One part of the Nostoc sp. PCC 7120 = FACHB-418 genome encodes these proteins:
- a CDS encoding site-2 protease family protein, whose protein sequence is MTFWFLLLLGIATYLMVQRSVANITKTPIWLLWLVLMTPALVLTGWTLVYGVKQPPPPALIFWPSIICLLLYWLLFQWGRQLPRDTQTAPQTTESQSANHPTAEPVPVRPIEPTEETQLRNCFPWSIYYVQNIEYRPQAVICRGQLRTTPTQAYQQIRANIEAQFGDRFLLIFQEGFNGKPFFVLVPNSQAAKANSRKSEQLTRPGLALLLLVATLVTTTLVGAKIAGIDPTRLQSDPKLLFQGLPYALALMTILGIHEMGHYLTARFYKIRSTLPYFIPIPFFLGTFGAFIQMRSPIPNRKALFDVGIAGPLAGFIATLPLVIWGLAHSDLVPLTENTSLLNPDALNPKYSILVALLAKLALGSALTAKLAIDLHPVAVAGFLGLIVTALNLMPVGQLDGGHIIHAMFGQRTAMFIGQIARLLLLLLSLVQSEFFVWAIILLFIPLVDEPALNDVTELDTKRDILGLLAMALLVIIVLPMPEAIANLLQI, encoded by the coding sequence ATGACATTCTGGTTTCTCCTCCTATTGGGAATAGCTACTTATCTGATGGTGCAGCGCAGTGTTGCTAACATCACCAAGACACCCATCTGGCTGTTATGGCTGGTGTTGATGACACCTGCGTTGGTTTTAACTGGATGGACACTGGTTTATGGGGTGAAACAACCGCCGCCGCCAGCCCTGATATTTTGGCCGTCAATTATCTGCCTTTTGTTATACTGGCTTTTGTTTCAGTGGGGACGGCAATTGCCGAGGGATACGCAAACTGCACCCCAAACCACAGAATCACAATCGGCTAATCATCCTACCGCAGAACCAGTGCCTGTACGTCCCATTGAACCAACGGAAGAAACCCAACTGCGAAACTGTTTTCCCTGGTCTATTTACTACGTCCAAAACATTGAGTATAGACCCCAAGCGGTGATTTGCCGAGGGCAGTTGCGAACTACACCAACTCAAGCTTACCAGCAGATTAGAGCTAACATCGAAGCTCAATTTGGCGATCGCTTCTTGCTCATCTTTCAAGAAGGTTTTAATGGTAAGCCATTCTTCGTCTTGGTTCCCAACAGCCAAGCGGCTAAAGCCAATTCTAGAAAATCTGAACAACTAACACGCCCAGGATTGGCTTTATTACTGTTAGTAGCTACTTTAGTAACAACCACCTTAGTAGGTGCAAAAATCGCCGGTATTGACCCTACAAGGCTACAATCTGACCCGAAATTACTTTTTCAGGGATTACCCTATGCTTTAGCTTTAATGACTATCTTGGGTATCCATGAGATGGGTCATTACCTGACAGCTAGATTTTATAAAATTCGCTCGACCCTGCCCTACTTTATCCCTATACCTTTTTTCTTGGGAACTTTTGGTGCATTTATTCAAATGCGGAGTCCAATTCCCAACCGTAAGGCTTTATTTGATGTTGGTATTGCTGGACCCTTAGCTGGTTTTATCGCTACATTACCGCTAGTTATTTGGGGTTTGGCTCATTCAGATTTGGTTCCCTTGACTGAAAACACTAGTTTGTTAAACCCTGACGCACTGAATCCTAAATATTCAATTCTTGTGGCGTTACTGGCTAAATTAGCCTTAGGAAGTGCCTTAACAGCAAAATTAGCGATTGATTTACATCCAGTCGCAGTTGCTGGTTTTTTGGGATTAATTGTCACAGCATTAAATCTTATGCCCGTGGGGCAATTAGATGGTGGTCACATTATCCATGCGATGTTTGGGCAAAGAACTGCTATGTTTATTGGTCAAATTGCCCGCCTGTTGCTGTTGTTGCTGTCTTTAGTTCAATCTGAATTTTTCGTATGGGCAATTATCTTATTGTTCATTCCCTTAGTCGATGAACCAGCTTTAAATGATGTGACGGAATTGGATACCAAGCGCGATATTTTAGGGTTGTTGGCAATGGCTTTATTGGTAATAATTGTGTTGCCAATGCCGGAGGCGATCGCTAATTTATTACAAATCTAA
- a CDS encoding MBL fold metallo-hydrolase, translated as MCPSPQQPSHITKSPRDVLDSIFAFPPNRDTLGGTSYLIVGNEGNILIDCPALDQTNLNFLRSHGGVRWLFLTHRGAIGRTAEIQQNYGCDILIQEQEAYLLPGLTVTTFTQEFAVTPTAKAIWTPGHSPGSSCLYYNHQGGVLFSGRHLLPNQKGEPVPLRTAKTFHWPRQIKSLQTILETLTPETLQYICPGANTGFLRGKRSIDTAYQRLASLDLKALLQTQPLI; from the coding sequence ATGTGTCCCTCACCTCAACAGCCTAGTCATATAACTAAGTCACCACGGGATGTCTTGGACAGTATTTTTGCTTTTCCACCAAATCGGGACACATTAGGGGGAACCTCTTATCTCATTGTAGGAAATGAAGGGAATATCCTCATAGATTGTCCCGCCTTAGACCAAACAAATTTAAATTTTTTGCGATCGCATGGTGGCGTAAGATGGTTATTTCTCACCCATCGTGGCGCTATTGGGAGAACAGCAGAAATTCAACAAAATTATGGCTGTGACATTCTCATTCAAGAACAAGAAGCCTATTTACTACCAGGCTTAACCGTCACTACATTCACTCAAGAATTCGCCGTCACCCCCACAGCCAAAGCTATCTGGACACCCGGACACTCTCCCGGCTCCTCTTGCTTATACTATAACCACCAGGGCGGGGTACTATTTTCCGGTCGCCATTTACTTCCTAACCAAAAAGGCGAACCTGTTCCTTTACGTACCGCTAAAACTTTTCACTGGCCCCGACAAATTAAGAGCTTACAAACAATCTTAGAAACCTTAACTCCAGAAACCCTGCAATACATCTGTCCCGGTGCTAACACTGGTTTCCTCAGAGGTAAACGCTCCATAGATACAGCATACCAGCGCCTAGCCTCCTTGGATTTAAAAGCTTTACTACAAACACAACCGCTAATTTAG
- the ctpA gene encoding carboxyl-terminal processing protease CtpA has translation MGFMQKQFFRLGFSLLVALSLAVGIVVQPATALTEEQKLVSEVWRIVNRSYLDETFNHQNWANVRQKALEKPLTDHKAAYGAIQNMLKTLGDPFTRFLDPEQYRSLQVNTSGELTGVGLQIALNPQSGKLEVVSPIAGSPADQAGIKPRDRIVKIEGISTTDLTLDEAATRMRGPIGSLVTLVIERDGEGEKEIRIVRDRIALNPVVAELRSSPEGKSFGYLRLTQFNANASMELAHAISSLEKKGAAAYILDLRNNPGGLLQAGIEIARQWLDSGTIVYTVNRQGIQGSFEAFGPALTDDPLIILVNQGTASASEILAGALQDNGRAQLVGETTFGKGLIQSLFELSDGSGLAVTIAKYETPNHRDINKLGIKPNTVVTQQILTRDEIATETDLQYQAALDLLSKDSVVAGIGNKG, from the coding sequence ATGGGGTTCATGCAAAAACAGTTTTTTCGGCTAGGATTTTCGCTATTGGTGGCTTTGAGTTTGGCTGTAGGAATAGTAGTTCAACCAGCCACAGCATTGACGGAGGAACAGAAACTAGTTTCAGAAGTGTGGCGAATTGTCAATCGCTCTTATCTAGATGAGACGTTTAACCATCAAAATTGGGCAAATGTGAGACAGAAGGCATTGGAAAAGCCCCTGACAGACCATAAAGCTGCTTATGGGGCGATTCAGAATATGCTCAAGACTTTAGGTGATCCTTTTACGAGGTTTTTAGACCCTGAGCAATACCGCAGTTTACAGGTTAATACTTCTGGAGAACTGACCGGAGTGGGTTTACAAATCGCCTTAAATCCCCAGAGTGGAAAATTGGAAGTGGTTTCTCCTATTGCGGGTTCGCCGGCAGATCAAGCGGGTATTAAACCACGCGATCGCATTGTGAAAATTGAAGGAATTTCCACAACGGATTTGACTCTCGATGAAGCAGCCACGAGGATGCGCGGCCCCATAGGTAGTTTAGTCACGCTTGTAATTGAACGTGACGGAGAAGGGGAAAAAGAAATCAGAATAGTGCGCGATCGCATCGCTCTTAACCCTGTTGTGGCAGAATTACGCTCATCCCCCGAAGGTAAGTCTTTCGGCTATCTTCGCCTCACTCAATTCAATGCCAATGCCTCAATGGAATTAGCACACGCTATTTCTAGTCTAGAGAAAAAGGGTGCTGCTGCCTACATTTTAGATTTGCGTAATAATCCAGGCGGTTTACTGCAAGCCGGCATTGAGATTGCCCGTCAGTGGTTAGATTCCGGCACAATTGTCTACACTGTCAATCGCCAAGGTATTCAGGGTAGCTTTGAAGCCTTTGGCCCAGCCTTGACAGACGATCCATTAATAATTCTAGTTAACCAAGGAACCGCCAGTGCCAGCGAAATTCTCGCCGGCGCACTCCAAGATAACGGCCGCGCTCAGTTGGTAGGTGAAACTACATTTGGTAAGGGTTTAATCCAGTCTTTATTTGAGTTGTCCGATGGTTCTGGCTTGGCGGTGACAATTGCCAAGTATGAAACTCCTAATCACAGAGATATTAACAAGTTAGGCATTAAACCAAATACAGTTGTTACTCAGCAAATACTCACCCGCGATGAAATTGCCACAGAAACAGATTTGCAATATCAAGCGGCTTTGGATCTGTTGAGTAAAGATTCGGTAGTAGCAGGGATTGGGAATAAAGGCTAG
- the petB gene encoding cytochrome b6, producing MANVYDWFEERLEIQAIAEDVTSKYVPPHVNIFYCLGGITLVCFLIQFATGFAMTFYYKPTVAEAYSSVQYIMNEVNFGWLIRSIHRWSASMMVLMMILHVFRVYLTGGFKKPRELTWVSGVILAVITVSFGVTGYSLPWDQVGYWAVKIVSGVPEAIPVVGVLISDLLRGGSSVGQATLTRYYSAHTFVLPWLIAVFMLFHFLMIRKQGISGPL from the coding sequence ATGGCCAACGTTTACGACTGGTTTGAGGAACGCTTGGAAATCCAAGCAATTGCTGAAGATGTCACAAGCAAATACGTCCCTCCCCACGTCAACATCTTCTACTGCTTGGGTGGTATTACCCTAGTTTGCTTTCTAATCCAGTTTGCCACTGGATTCGCTATGACGTTCTATTACAAGCCAACAGTTGCTGAAGCTTACTCCTCCGTTCAATACATTATGAACGAGGTAAACTTCGGTTGGCTAATTCGCTCCATCCATCGCTGGTCTGCCAGCATGATGGTGTTGATGATGATTCTCCACGTCTTCCGCGTCTACCTAACTGGTGGTTTCAAAAAGCCCCGTGAATTAACCTGGGTAAGTGGTGTGATCCTCGCTGTAATTACCGTTTCTTTCGGTGTTACAGGGTATTCTCTACCTTGGGATCAAGTAGGTTACTGGGCTGTGAAAATCGTTAGTGGTGTACCAGAAGCGATTCCTGTAGTCGGTGTACTCATCTCCGACCTACTGCGTGGTGGTTCCAGTGTTGGTCAAGCAACCCTGACCCGCTACTACAGCGCCCACACATTTGTACTACCTTGGTTGATTGCAGTATTTATGCTGTTCCACTTCTTGATGATCCGCAAGCAAGGTATTTCCGGGCCTTTGTAA
- the petD gene encoding cytochrome b6-f complex subunit IV: MATHKKPDLSDPTLRAKLAKGMGHNYYGEPAWPNDLLYVFPIVIMGSFACIVALAVLDPAMTGEPANPFATPLEILPEWYLYPVFQILRSLPNKLLGVLAMASVPLGLILVPFIENVNKFQNPFRRPVATTVFLFGTLVTLWLGIGAALPLDKSLTLGLF; this comes from the coding sequence ATGGCTACACACAAAAAACCCGATCTGAGCGATCCTACGTTAAGAGCTAAACTCGCCAAAGGCATGGGTCACAACTACTACGGCGAACCAGCTTGGCCCAACGACTTGCTGTATGTATTCCCAATTGTAATTATGGGTTCATTCGCTTGTATCGTGGCTCTAGCCGTACTAGACCCCGCCATGACAGGCGAACCAGCAAATCCTTTCGCTACACCACTGGAAATTTTACCAGAGTGGTATTTGTACCCAGTATTCCAAATTTTGCGATCGCTTCCTAACAAATTGTTGGGAGTATTAGCAATGGCTTCCGTACCCTTGGGACTAATCCTCGTTCCCTTCATTGAGAACGTCAACAAGTTCCAAAACCCCTTCCGTCGTCCAGTTGCAACCACAGTGTTCTTGTTTGGAACCTTGGTAACTCTGTGGTTGGGTATTGGTGCTGCGTTACCATTAGACAAATCTTTGACCTTAGGATTGTTCTAA